In Larimichthys crocea isolate SSNF chromosome VI, L_crocea_2.0, whole genome shotgun sequence, one genomic interval encodes:
- the ppcs gene encoding phosphopantothenate--cysteine ligase, which yields MAEPRISSIDGKLAEEFAVPSHVEEVKAKMAAFAGHHASAGRQVVLITSGGTKVPLESRTVRFLDNFSSGRRGASSAEYFIESGYAVIFLHRHRSLYPYTRMFSTMNMLDALKFKSGEGASSNCEVVVNQQVLPNIAKVLKRYQEVKESRLLLPIEFNTLSEYLHLLKAAAQALSTIGSKAMFYLAAAVSDFYIPASEMPEHKIQSSNGPLQLSMNMVPKILSPLVKDWAPQAFVISFKLETDATILLDKARRALDTYRHQAVVANVLDSRRGYVVVVTPETQDELILTEEDEKNEVEIECRIVSNLTSAHNVFITQQAG from the exons ATGGCTGAACCCAGAATATCATCCATTGATGGGAAGTTAGCTGAAGAATTTGCTGTTCCCTCTCATGTCGAGGAGGTCAAAGCGAAGATGGCTGCTTTTGCCGGGCATCATGCGTCAGCAGGCCGCCAGGTGGTTCTCATTACATCAGGAGGCACCAAAGTTCCCCTAGAGTCCCGCACTGTTCGCTTTCTCGACAACTTCAGCAGCGGCAGACGAGGAGCCTCCTCAGCAGAGTATTTCATAGAGTCGGGCTACGCTGTCATCTTCCTACACAGGCATCGCTCCCTCTACCCCTACACACGGATGTTCTCAACCATGAACATGCTGGACGCCCTGAAATTCAAAAGTGGAGAAGGAGCATCCAGTAACTGTGAAGTGGTGGTTAACCAGCAGGTGCTTCCGAACATTGCTAAAGTGTTAAAGCGATACCAGGAAGTGAAAGAAAGCAGACTTCTTCTGCCAATTGAGTTCAACACCCTGTCAGAGTATCTGCATCTACtcaaagcagcagcacaggcaCTCAGCACAATAG GATCAAAGGCCATGTTTTACTTGGCTGCAGCAGTGTCTGATTTCTATATCCCAGCATCTGAGATGCCAGAACACAAAATCCAGTCTTCTAATGGACCTCTTCAA ctcagcATGAACATGGTCCCCAAGATATTGTCCCCCTTGGTGAAAGACTGGGCACCTCAGGCGTTTGTCATATCTTTTAAGCTGGAGACAGATGCAACCATCCTGCTGGACAAGGCTCGACGGGCTCTGGATACCTACAGGCACCAGGCAGTAGTGGCCAACGTACTGGACTCTAGACGGGGTTACGTGGTGGTGGTGACCCCTGAGACTCAGGATGAGCTTATCCTcacagaggaggatgagaagaaTGAGGTGGAGATAGAGTGCAGAATAGTGAGCAACCTGACATCAGCACACAACGTGTTCATAACTCAACAAGCAGGCTGA
- the fam83e gene encoding uncharacterized protein fam83e encodes MSNSQEQSLDENAVFLPVTESSPEFLHCEKERQAVERLLSAGPEAFYSSIGTERAGCFLSSEEVSQIISWAQDYHFNPLQLQRETNGEEYSSEMENFCSTYFPSFSDTPTPNLDLGWPERSPWVPKGSVTVYTNPPADGEAPVREIIRRHLQKASQVIAIVTDRLTDGTVIGDLHNAASRGVAVYIILNQRSIQENFTLNRLRHPNIRVRVLGGKTFCSRMGRMVVGEMKDKFLLVDLETVIHGSYSLTWTDAHLHRQLITVLSGPVVDSFDREFRILFAASHQVPDTSRVAGSHVDTTHQLKDFSNLRFQKHFPVDPEIISPPSPPADSLLDWEAMGVVQRDLGFPDSPLDQNEEIMARSKEIPLQNNMLFDKIMGIFNGDQLVVKKRVSENTPRVTNNVPEKSTFNHRQALSPEPTSPERRKRVEHIIEKARSKQVAIEKNRKLDDITTILDDEAIKPTHNMAIPTSPKRREHPTREEEHTKLENTPTSRKPLILRMPQSESFSSLSDIMKRIQHQQSTGLMKRGLKATATEVSQSMMDLSVHNKDTNNERGVPVPRFIGSGFDPDRLTPAFALMKKRNDDLKPLLYRTPKNFLPRERPRSATYNLGVDWRRSLAETDGEVETLAKK; translated from the exons ATGTCAAACTCCCAAGAACAGAGCCTGGATGAGAATGCAGTGTTCCTGCCAGTGACTGAGTCCTCCCCAGAGTTTCTCCACTGCGAGAAGGAGCGGCAAGCAGTGGAGAGACTCCTGAGCGCGGGACCTGAGGCCTTCTACAGCTCCATTGGCACAGAGCGAGCTGGCTGCTTCCTGTCTTCTGAAGAGGTCAGCCAGATAATCAGCTGGGCTCAGGACTATCACTTCAACCCACTACAGTTGCAAAGAGAGACAAATGGAGAGGAATACAGCTCAGAGATGGAGAACTTCTGTTCCACATACTTCCCTTCATTCTCAGATACGCCAACCCCGAACCTGGACTTGGGCTGGCCTGAAAGAAGCCCCTGGGTGCCGAAGGGGAGCGTTACAGTCTACACAAATCCTCCTGCTGACGGAGAAGCTCCTGTCAGAGAGATCATCAGACGGCACTTACAAAAGGCTAGCCAA GTAATCGCCATCGTGACGGACAGATTGACAGATGGTACAGTAATTGGTGATCTACACAATGCTGCTTCGAGGGGTGTCGCTGTTTACATCATCCTGAACCAAAGGTCCATTCAGGAAAACTTCACACTCAACAGGCTCAGGCATCCA AACATACGGGTCCGTGTTCTTGGTGGGAAAACCTTCTGTTCGAGGATGGGACGAATGGTTGTTGGGGAAATGAAAGATAAATTCCTTCTGGTGGATTTAGAGACAGTCATTCATGGCAGCTACAG TCTCACGTGGACAGACGCCCACCTGCACCGGCAGCTGATCACTGTTCTAAGCGGCCCAGTTGTTGATTCATTTGACAGAGAGTTCAGGATCCTTTTTGCTGCTTCACACCAAGTTCCAGATACATCGAGAGTCGCAGGTTCTCACGTAGACACAACCCATCAGCTGAAAGACTTCTCAAATCTCAGGTTTCAGAAGCATTTCCCCGTAGACCCTGAGATTATCAGCCCTCCGTCCCCACCTGCTGATTCTCTCCTGGACTGGGAAGCCATGGGGGTTGTCCAGAGAGACCTCGGCTTCCCTGACAGTCCTCTTGATCAGAATGAGGAAATCATGGCGAGAAGCAAGGAAATTCCTCTGCAGAACAACATGCTGTTTGATAAAATTATGGGCATTTTTAATGGAGACCAATTGGTGGTTAAGAAAAG GGTAAGTGAAAACACCCCTCGAGTGACGAACAATGTGCCAGAGAAATCAACTTTCAA cCACAGACAGGCCTTGTCACCAGAGCCAACAAGTccagaaagaaggaaaag GGTGGAACACATAATAGAAAAAGCCCGTTCAAAGCAGGTCGCCATAGAGAAGAACAGAAAGTTAGATGACATAACAACAATACTTGATGATGAAGCGATAAAGCCAACTCACAATATGGCCATACCCACCTCCCCAAAGAGAAGAGAGCACCCAACGAGGGAAGAGGAGCACACCAAACTGGAGAACACACCAACTTCTAGA AAACCTTTAATCCTGAGGATGCCACAGTCTGAGAGCTTCAGCTCCCTGAGTGACATTATGAAGAGGATCCAGCATCAGCAGAGCACTGGGCTGATGAAGAGAGGATTAAAAGCCACTGCAACTGAAGTGAGCCAGTCCATGATGGACCTGAGCGTACACAACAAAGATACAAATAATGAGAGAGGAGTCCCAGTGCCAAGATTTATAGGCAGT GGATTTGACCCGGATCGTTTGACACCTGCTTTTGCtctgatgaagaagaggaacGATGACTTAAAACCTCTATTGTACAGAACGCCAAAGAACTTTCTGCCCAGAGAGAGGCCTCGCAGCGCCACTTATAACCTCGGTGTGGACTGGAGGAGGTCGCTggcagagacagatggagaagtGGAAACATTAGCAAAGAAATAA
- the utp3 gene encoding something about silencing protein 10 isoform X2 encodes MVRERRGKPVQRPRRTQRHDEDDPEGFKNMPDPDKRSSQYTKDKIDKFHDEKIAKLLASGVQSESDPEELDDEEEVMALDDSESEEEEGEEEEEEEGTDMESDLEGKKEDDLPNDMAWGTKKKMFYDTDYVTTKGRTQEELEAEEKEEEEEANRIQKRLAANLSEEDYDLNFFQEFAVEEKDENKTAEKEERIVKDLKQMTQKEKMKLLKEESPELLELIQDFKAKLIELKDELQPLIQMVKDKKIPPGKGADYLKTKQQLYLNYCTNISFYMVLKAKRIPAHNHPVIERLLTYRNLINELGSVDARLAPQFRKLLAGEENDDATSRPAEKTRVSSKKKKDSGATVPEVEEDSDLEEEAALRFYRDMEKQLKLKRKGNEPEAEEEEENEDEDEEPDPNAKRGITYQMAKNKGLTPKRKKIDRNPRVKHREKFRRAKIRRKGQVRDVRREETRYSGEMSGIRAGVKKSVKLK; translated from the exons ATGGTGCGAGAGAGACG GGGTAAGCCTGTCCAAAGGCCAAGaaggacacagagacatgatgaagatgacCCTGAAGGCTTCAAGAACATGCCTGACCCTGACAAG aGATCGTCGCAGTACACAAAGGACAAAATCGATAAGTTTCACGATGAGAAGATTGCA AAACTTCTCGCCAGTGGTGTTCAAAGTGAGAGTGACCCGGAGGAGCTGGATGATGAG GAGGAAGTGATGGCCCTGGATGACTCtgagtcagaggaggaggagggggaggaagaggaggaggaagaggggacaGACATGGAGAGTGATctagaggggaaaaaagaagacg ATCTTCCTAATGACATGGCGTGGGGCACCAAGAAGAAGATGTTCTATGACACTGACTACGTGACCACCA AAGGAAGAACACAAGAAGAGCTGGAAGctgaggaaaaggaggaggaagaagaggctaACCGTATCCAAAAACGTTTAGCTGCAAATCTGAGCGAGGAGGATTATGACTTAAACTTCTTTCAG GAATTTGCCGTggaggagaaagatgaaaacaagactgcagaaaaggaggagaggattGTGAAAGACCTGAAGCAGATGACccagaaggaaaaaatgaaacttCTGAAGGAGGAGTCACCAGAGCTGCTTGAACTTATTCAGGACTTCAAGGCAAAG CTCATTGAACTGAAGGATGAGCTGCAGCCCCTCATACAGATggtcaaagacaaaaagatcCCACCAGGAAAG GGTGCTGACTACCTCAAGACAAAACAGCAACTTTATCTAAA TTACTGCACAAACATCAGTTTCTACATGGTGCTGAAAGCAAAACGAATCCCGGCTCATAACCATCCTGTGATTGAACGACTGCTCACATACCGAAAT ctCATCAATGAACTGGGTTCAGTAGATGCTCGACTTGCACCGCAGTTTCGCAAGCTGCTAGCTGGTGAGGAGAACGATGATGCAACCAGCAGACCAGCAGAGAAGACCAGAGTCTCCAGTAAGAAGAAAAAG GATTCTGGAGCAACTGTGCCCGAGGTTGAAGAGGATTCTGACCTGGAAGAAGAGGCAGCTTTGCGTTTCTACAGAGACATGGAGAAACAGTTGAAATTAAAGAGAAAGGGCAATGAACCAGAGGCTGAAGA GGAGGAAgagaatgaagatgaagatgaagagccCGATCCTAATGCTAAGAGAGGAATCACTTACCAG ATGGCCAAGAACAAGGGACTCACaccaaagaggaagaaaattgACCGCAATCCCAGAGTCAAGCACAGAGAGAAGTTCAGACGGGCCAAAATCCGCAGAAAGGGCCAG GTCCGTGACGTTCGTCGAGAGGAGACGAGATATTCCGGAGAGATGTCTGGTATTCGTGCTGGTGTCAAGAAGAGCGTCAAACTTAAGTAA
- the emp3a gene encoding epithelial membrane protein 3, translated as MVFLLISLTVLHLVTLAMLLIATLEKSWWVWTDSEIRDLWYNCFHNNATETWMCASTNESDWLQSVQALMVLSVVFSSISFLVFLGQLLTLSKGRLFYFTGLCQAFAGLTTFAACLIFTFHRKEILNDSRDLAKGRFGYCFILAWLCVPLLLISGVLYVHLRKKQ; from the exons ATGGTCTTCCTGCTCATATCCCTAACTGTGCTGCATCTGGTCACCTTGGCCATGCTCCTCATCGCCACCCTGGAGAAG tcatGGTGGGTATGGACTGATTCAGAAATCAGAGACCTCTGGTACAACTGCTTCCACAATAATGCCACAGAAACCTGGATGTGTGCTTCCACTAATGAAAGCG ACTGGCTGCAGTCTGTCCAGGCCCTCATGGTCCTCTCTGTggtcttctcctccatctccttcttGGTTTTTCTGGGTCAGCTGCTCACCTTGTCCAAAGGAAGACTTTTCTACTTCACAGGCCTATGTCAGGCATTTGCAG GTCTCACAACCTTTGCCGCTTGCCTCATCTTCACCTTCCACAGAAAGGAAATCTTAAATGACTCCAGAGATCTGGCCAAAGGACGCTTTGGCTACTGTTTCATTCTGGCGTGGCTGTGTGTCCCTCTCCTCCTGATCAGCGGAGTCCTATATGTCCACCTGCGCAAGAAGCAGTGA
- the utp3 gene encoding something about silencing protein 10 isoform X1 produces the protein MVRERRGKPVQRPRRTQRHDEDDPEGFKNMPDPDKRSSQYTKDKIDKFHDEKIAKLLASGVQSESDPEELDDEEEVMALDDSESEEEEGEEEEEEEGTDMESDLEGKKEDGKHEINCISPGFGLVIPACLTARLSSSSDLPNDMAWGTKKKMFYDTDYVTTKGRTQEELEAEEKEEEEEANRIQKRLAANLSEEDYDLNFFQEFAVEEKDENKTAEKEERIVKDLKQMTQKEKMKLLKEESPELLELIQDFKAKLIELKDELQPLIQMVKDKKIPPGKGADYLKTKQQLYLNYCTNISFYMVLKAKRIPAHNHPVIERLLTYRNLINELGSVDARLAPQFRKLLAGEENDDATSRPAEKTRVSSKKKKDSGATVPEVEEDSDLEEEAALRFYRDMEKQLKLKRKGNEPEAEEEEENEDEDEEPDPNAKRGITYQMAKNKGLTPKRKKIDRNPRVKHREKFRRAKIRRKGQVRDVRREETRYSGEMSGIRAGVKKSVKLK, from the exons ATGGTGCGAGAGAGACG GGGTAAGCCTGTCCAAAGGCCAAGaaggacacagagacatgatgaagatgacCCTGAAGGCTTCAAGAACATGCCTGACCCTGACAAG aGATCGTCGCAGTACACAAAGGACAAAATCGATAAGTTTCACGATGAGAAGATTGCA AAACTTCTCGCCAGTGGTGTTCAAAGTGAGAGTGACCCGGAGGAGCTGGATGATGAG GAGGAAGTGATGGCCCTGGATGACTCtgagtcagaggaggaggagggggaggaagaggaggaggaagaggggacaGACATGGAGAGTGATctagaggggaaaaaagaagacggtaaacatgaaatcaactgTATATCTCCAGGATTTGGATTAGTCATACCAGCCTGTTTAACTGCAAGATTGTCGTCTTCCTCAGATCTTCCTAATGACATGGCGTGGGGCACCAAGAAGAAGATGTTCTATGACACTGACTACGTGACCACCA AAGGAAGAACACAAGAAGAGCTGGAAGctgaggaaaaggaggaggaagaagaggctaACCGTATCCAAAAACGTTTAGCTGCAAATCTGAGCGAGGAGGATTATGACTTAAACTTCTTTCAG GAATTTGCCGTggaggagaaagatgaaaacaagactgcagaaaaggaggagaggattGTGAAAGACCTGAAGCAGATGACccagaaggaaaaaatgaaacttCTGAAGGAGGAGTCACCAGAGCTGCTTGAACTTATTCAGGACTTCAAGGCAAAG CTCATTGAACTGAAGGATGAGCTGCAGCCCCTCATACAGATggtcaaagacaaaaagatcCCACCAGGAAAG GGTGCTGACTACCTCAAGACAAAACAGCAACTTTATCTAAA TTACTGCACAAACATCAGTTTCTACATGGTGCTGAAAGCAAAACGAATCCCGGCTCATAACCATCCTGTGATTGAACGACTGCTCACATACCGAAAT ctCATCAATGAACTGGGTTCAGTAGATGCTCGACTTGCACCGCAGTTTCGCAAGCTGCTAGCTGGTGAGGAGAACGATGATGCAACCAGCAGACCAGCAGAGAAGACCAGAGTCTCCAGTAAGAAGAAAAAG GATTCTGGAGCAACTGTGCCCGAGGTTGAAGAGGATTCTGACCTGGAAGAAGAGGCAGCTTTGCGTTTCTACAGAGACATGGAGAAACAGTTGAAATTAAAGAGAAAGGGCAATGAACCAGAGGCTGAAGA GGAGGAAgagaatgaagatgaagatgaagagccCGATCCTAATGCTAAGAGAGGAATCACTTACCAG ATGGCCAAGAACAAGGGACTCACaccaaagaggaagaaaattgACCGCAATCCCAGAGTCAAGCACAGAGAGAAGTTCAGACGGGCCAAAATCCGCAGAAAGGGCCAG GTCCGTGACGTTCGTCGAGAGGAGACGAGATATTCCGGAGAGATGTCTGGTATTCGTGCTGGTGTCAAGAAGAGCGTCAAACTTAAGTAA